From Musa acuminata AAA Group cultivar baxijiao chromosome BXJ3-8, Cavendish_Baxijiao_AAA, whole genome shotgun sequence, one genomic window encodes:
- the LOC135644086 gene encoding 26S proteasome regulatory subunit 7A-like has protein sequence MAPEPEDGMNEKNPRPLDEDDIALLKTYGLGPYSTSIKKAEKEIKELAKKVNDLCGIKESDTGLAAPSQWDLVSDKQMMQEEQPLQVARCTKIISPNTEDTKYVINVKQIAKFVVGLGDKVSPTDIEEGMRVGVDRNKYQIQIPLPPKIDPSVTMMTVEEKPDVTYNDVGGCKEQIEKMREVVELPMLHPEKFVKLGIDPPKGVLCYGPPGTGKTLLARAVANRTDACFIRVIGSELVQKYVGEGARMVRELFQMARSKKACIVFFDEVDAIGGARFDDGVGGDNEVQRTMLEIVNQLDGFDARGNIKVLMATNRPDTLDPALLRPGRLDRKVEFGLPDLEGRTQIFKIHTRTMNCERDIRFELLARLCPNSTGADIRSVCTEAGMFAIRARRKTVTEKDFLDAVNKVIKGYQKFSATPKYMVYN, from the exons ATGGCTCCGGAACCTGAGGACGGGATGAACGAGAAGAACCCTCGCCCTCTCGACGAGGACGACATCGCCCTCCTCAAGACATAC GGTTTGGGACCTTACTCAACAAGCATTAAGAAGGCTGAGAAGGAAATCAAGGAATTAGCCAAGAAGGTCAATGATCTATGTG GAATCAAGGAGTCTGATACTGGTTTGGCTGCACCAAGCCAGTGGGATTTAGTCTCTGACAAGCAAATGATGCAAGAGGAGCAACCTCTTCAG GTTGCAAGGTGTaccaagattattagcccaaacaCAGAGGACACTAAATATGTGATAAATGTTAAGCAGATAGCCAAG TTTGTGGTGGGATTGGGTGACAAGGTCTCGCCAACTGACATTGAAGAAGGGATGCGTGTTGG AGTTGATAGGAACAAGTATCAAATCCAGATACCGTTACCACCAAAGATTGATCCAAGTGTTACAATGATGACAGTGGAAGAGAAGCCTGATGTCACATACAATGATGTTGGTGGATGCAAAGAGCAGATTGAGAAGATGCGCGAA GTCGTGGAACTTCCTATGCTTCATCCAGAGAAATTTGTGAAACTAGGTATTGATCCTCCAAAAGGGGTTCTTTGTTATGGTCCTCCAGGAACTGGTAAAACACTACTAGCTAGAGCAGTAGCAAATAGAACAGATGCATGCTTTATTCGTGTCATTGGAAGTGAGCTTGTTCAAAAATATGTTGGAGAGGGAGCTAGGATGGTTCGCGAACTATTTCAG ATGGCTCGCTCAAAGAAGGCCTGTATAGTGTTCTTTGATGAAGTAGATGCAATTGGTGGAGCTCGGTTTGATGATGGTGTTGGTGGTGACAATGAAGTTCAGCGTACCATGCTTGAAATTGTTAATCAGCTTGATGGCTTCGATGCAAGAGGAAACATTAAAGTTCTAATGGCCACAAACAG accTGATACTTTAGACCCAGCTCTACTGCGACCTGGACGGTTGGACCGCAAAGTTGAGTTTGGTCTGCCTGATTTGGAGGGTCGAACCCAGATATTTAAGATCCACACCAGGACAATGAATTGTGAGAGGGATATTCGCTTTGAGCTCCTTGCTCGTCTGTGCCCCAACTCCACTG GGGCTGATATAAGAAGCGTTTGCACCGAAGCTGGGATGTTTGCTATCCGAGCTCGAAGGAAGACGGTCACGGAGAAGGACTTCCTTGATGCTGTGAACAAGGTCATCAAAGGCTACCAAAAGTTTAGTGCAACTCCAAAATACATGGTCTACAACTAA
- the LOC135644818 gene encoding RING-H2 finger protein ATL3-like: MSGTVQSMGGVGRLSLTTATGIMVAAVIAFLLLFVLAFFMYLRAKHCWGAIPVSRGAPAFLASAPRLRGLEVPAVAALPSVLIRFGGLKDCAECAVCLCELSEGDAARLLPKCGHAFHVECIDMWFLSHSTCPLCRSSVDPEVADRDARSSESSPDSAANVLLCASDDQVNGPSSLASSSTLSSSSSEEASVIEIPRRAVDGFQTPNSPLPVRSLPEEETRSPTAPTSRSQGCYTGTSSRMAAA; the protein is encoded by the coding sequence ATGTCCGGAACAGTGCAGTCGATGGGCGGCGTCGGCCGGTTGTCCCTGACGACGGCCACCGGGATCATGGTCGCCGCGGTCATCGCCTTTTTACTGCTCTTTGTCCTCGCCTTCTTCATGTACCTCCGCGCCAAGCACTGCTGGGGCGCCATCCCGGTCTCCCGCGGCGCCCCTGCCTTCTTGGCCTCCGCCCCGCGGCTGCGGGGCCTCGAAGTTCCCGCCGTCGCCGCGCTCCCTTcggtgctgatccgcttcgggggCTTGAAGGATTGCGCCGAGTGCGCGGTCTGCCTCTGCGAGCTGTCGGAAGGCGACGCCGCGCGGCTGCTGCCCAAGTGCGGCCACGCCTTCCATGTCGAGTGCATCGACATGTGGTTCCTATCCCACTCCACCTGTCCGCTCTGCCGCAGCTCGGTGGATCCCGAGGTTGCCGATCGCGACGCTCGCTCATCGGAATCATCGCCGGATTCTGCGGCGAATGTGCTGCTTTGTGCCTCGGACGATCAGGTTAATGGCCCAAGTTCTCTCGCGAGCTCCAGCACTTtgagctcttcttcttcagagGAAGCATCGGTGATCGAGATACCGAGGAGAGCGGTGGACGGGTTCCAAACTCCGAATTCGCCATTGCCCGTGAGAAGTCTCCCAGAGGAAGAGACCAGATCGCCCACAGCACCGACGTCGAGATCACAGGGATGTTATACGGGGACGAGTTCACGAATGGCTGCCGCATGA